The following are from one region of the Marinomonas sp. CT5 genome:
- a CDS encoding class II histone deacetylase, whose translation MFNRKTGFFYDELCMWHDPGNRGMFDAMGLYFQPFTSFENPETKRRIRNLLEVSGVIKTLECRSAEPATEADILNVHSAEYIKRLAHDSEQGPGDAASPSNISDGAPYSKGAYDIAKLSAGLAKSAVEQVMKGELKNAYVLTRPPGHHAKRDGGCGFCLLGNIAIAIESARTQSLVSKVAVIDWDVHHGNGTQDAFYENDEVLTISIHHDNNFPLDSGAHTERGAGKGHGYNLNIPLPAGSGIGAYMATLDQLVIPALERFQPDLIVVACGYDAAALDPLGPMILDSEAYREMMLKIMEVAAKLCEDKVVVVHEGGYSETYVPICALALIEAMSGQTSSVKDYVGEEIRAWGQQELMPHQQTLLSELTPYLQDI comes from the coding sequence ATGTTTAACCGTAAAACAGGTTTCTTTTATGATGAGCTTTGTATGTGGCATGACCCAGGTAATCGCGGCATGTTCGACGCCATGGGGCTTTATTTTCAACCTTTTACTTCTTTTGAAAACCCTGAGACAAAACGACGTATAAGAAACCTATTAGAAGTTAGTGGGGTTATAAAAACACTTGAATGTCGAAGTGCTGAGCCTGCAACTGAGGCAGACATACTGAATGTCCATAGTGCCGAGTATATCAAACGCTTGGCTCATGACAGCGAACAAGGCCCCGGAGATGCGGCTTCCCCCAGTAATATCAGCGACGGAGCTCCCTATTCAAAGGGCGCCTATGATATTGCTAAGCTTTCAGCAGGGCTTGCAAAATCAGCCGTAGAGCAAGTTATGAAGGGCGAGCTCAAAAATGCTTACGTACTAACTCGCCCTCCGGGCCATCACGCTAAACGGGATGGCGGCTGTGGCTTTTGTTTGCTAGGCAATATTGCGATTGCGATTGAGTCTGCTAGAACCCAATCCTTAGTCTCCAAGGTAGCGGTTATTGACTGGGACGTGCACCATGGTAATGGGACGCAAGATGCCTTTTACGAGAATGATGAAGTTCTGACCATTTCCATTCACCATGATAATAATTTTCCTTTGGACTCTGGTGCGCACACGGAACGAGGAGCGGGTAAAGGTCATGGTTATAACTTAAATATCCCGCTCCCTGCTGGCAGCGGTATTGGCGCATACATGGCGACGCTTGATCAATTGGTTATACCAGCCCTAGAACGTTTCCAGCCAGATCTAATAGTGGTCGCTTGTGGTTATGATGCGGCAGCATTAGACCCTCTTGGTCCAATGATTTTAGACAGTGAAGCTTATCGAGAGATGATGCTGAAAATAATGGAAGTAGCAGCTAAATTGTGCGAAGACAAGGTAGTCGTGGTGCATGAAGGAGGTTATTCTGAAACCTATGTTCCCATTTGTGCGCTTGCTTTGATAGAAGCAATGAGTGGCCAAACAAGCTCGGTAAAAGACTATGTTGGCGAAGAGATTCGAGCATGGGGACAGCAAGAATTAATGCCACATCAACAAACTTTGCTTAGCGAACTGACACCTTATTTACAAGATATCTAA
- a CDS encoding GNAT family N-acyltransferase → MIQVEQMIANKSPQFFDKSPLITRPTLSVLKRLFHESEVNQFLEKNDGCVGFEFIDRVLDHFNFSYQVSQVDRRNIPASGRVMIIANHPLGALDGLALLRLIGEIRPDVKIVANDLLMGFDGLKQLVLPVDNLGGKTARQQLKAIMSCLHNEEAVIIFPAGEVSRMSPSGIKDQKWNQNYLKLAQKTNSPLLPVHIGGRNSMLFYTSSILYRPLSTIQLANEMFRQRNRKIPMQVGQAIPIQELAQLPLSDKEKNKLVKRHLYRIAKGKKPLLKTEKTVEHPQNRQMIKQELKIAEHLGSTKDNKQIYLFDYDPMSVTMKEIGRLREVAFRKVGEGTGERSDLDKFDQYYRHLILWDEEELEIVGAYRIGEVARYMKSETPNRIYSSELFQYSCDMEPYFEQGIELGRSFIQPKYWGKRSLDYLWYGIGAYLDRHPDIRYMFGPVSLSNNYPQAAKDFIVSFYKLYFADNEHLARSFTPYQVNAEHSDIISAMFSGNDYEEDFKILKEQLSHFGASVPTLFKQYSELCEKGGVRFLDFGVDADFGYCVDGLVLVDLNTVKEAKNKRYRGHNDGSHA, encoded by the coding sequence GTGATTCAAGTCGAGCAAATGATTGCCAATAAATCACCTCAGTTTTTCGACAAAAGCCCTCTTATCACTCGCCCGACGTTAAGCGTGTTAAAACGCTTATTCCACGAAAGTGAAGTAAACCAATTCCTGGAAAAAAACGACGGCTGTGTCGGCTTCGAATTTATTGATCGTGTGCTGGATCACTTCAACTTTAGCTATCAAGTCAGTCAAGTTGATCGACGAAACATTCCTGCCAGTGGACGTGTGATGATCATCGCCAATCACCCTCTTGGCGCTTTAGATGGCTTAGCATTACTGCGCTTGATTGGTGAGATTCGACCTGATGTAAAAATCGTCGCGAATGATTTGTTAATGGGGTTTGATGGTTTAAAACAGCTGGTTCTTCCAGTCGATAACCTTGGTGGCAAAACAGCTCGTCAGCAATTAAAAGCCATTATGAGCTGCTTGCACAACGAAGAAGCCGTGATTATTTTCCCGGCTGGTGAAGTGTCGCGTATGTCACCCAGCGGCATCAAAGATCAAAAGTGGAATCAAAACTATTTGAAACTGGCGCAAAAAACCAACAGCCCGTTACTGCCGGTTCATATTGGCGGACGTAACTCCATGTTGTTTTACACTAGCTCGATTTTGTATCGCCCACTGTCTACCATACAGCTAGCAAACGAGATGTTCCGCCAGCGCAATCGTAAAATCCCAATGCAAGTAGGCCAAGCCATTCCCATTCAAGAACTGGCTCAACTGCCTTTAAGTGATAAAGAAAAAAACAAACTGGTGAAACGCCACTTGTACCGAATTGCAAAGGGAAAAAAACCGCTGCTCAAAACCGAAAAGACCGTTGAGCATCCACAAAACAGACAGATGATCAAACAAGAGCTTAAAATCGCTGAGCACCTTGGCAGCACCAAGGATAACAAACAGATTTATCTGTTTGATTACGATCCCATGTCAGTCACTATGAAAGAGATTGGACGTTTACGGGAAGTGGCCTTCCGAAAAGTGGGGGAAGGCACAGGGGAACGCTCTGATTTGGATAAGTTCGATCAGTACTATCGTCACCTGATTCTATGGGACGAAGAAGAACTTGAAATTGTCGGCGCTTATCGCATTGGCGAAGTCGCTCGTTATATGAAATCTGAGACGCCAAACCGTATCTACAGCTCAGAATTGTTCCAATACTCTTGTGATATGGAGCCTTACTTCGAACAAGGGATTGAGTTGGGCCGTAGTTTTATCCAGCCTAAATACTGGGGCAAACGTAGCTTGGATTATTTGTGGTATGGCATTGGTGCTTACTTAGACAGACATCCTGACATACGTTATATGTTCGGCCCAGTGAGTCTCAGTAATAACTACCCACAAGCCGCAAAGGATTTCATTGTTTCATTTTACAAACTCTATTTTGCTGACAACGAACATTTAGCTCGCTCTTTCACCCCTTATCAGGTTAACGCGGAACATTCTGACATTATTTCAGCTATGTTCAGCGGCAATGATTACGAAGAAGATTTTAAAATACTAAAAGAACAACTCAGTCACTTTGGCGCCAGTGTGCCAACTTTATTTAAGCAATACAGTGAGTTGTGTGAGAAGGGAGGGGTTCGCTTCTTAGACTTTGGTGTCGATGCCGACTTTGGTTACTGTGTGGACGGTTTGGTCCTAGTAGACCTAAATACAGTCAAAGAAGCGAAAAATAAACGTTACCGAGGCCACAATGATGGCTCTCACGCCTAG